The following are encoded in a window of Castanea sativa cultivar Marrone di Chiusa Pesio chromosome 5, ASM4071231v1 genomic DNA:
- the LOC142634297 gene encoding uncharacterized protein LOC142634297, with protein MKKLISMSFRCETLNKEGGEESSIILQAMQQQFKRMNVVFNEIRHRIDRQDTVIVTLREEHRQRGPNARRQERRSHMNDFDDYHEDEFEDEGDQASLNNEGRFVPRRERRGRGFRRDPRWKDGTDRNLGNIKMKIPTFQGKNDPEAYLEWEKKVELIFECHNYSEKKKVKLAVIEFTDYAIIWWDQLVMNRRRNHERPIETWEEMKAIMRSRFVPSH; from the exons atgaaaaagctCATAAG tatgtctttcaggtgtgaaacattaaataaggaaggaggggaggagtcgtctatcattttgcaggctatgcaacaacaatttaaacgcatgaacgtggtgtttaatgagattcggcaTCGGatagataggcaagacactgttattgttactttgcgtgaggagcatcgtcaaagaggccctaatgcaagaaggcaagaaaggcgttctcacatgaatgattttgatgactaccacgaggatgagtttgaagatgaaggagatcaagcttcactgaacaatgaaggcaggtttgtgccaaggagagaaaggcgtggtagaggtttccgaagagatccaagatggaaagatgggactgacaggaatttaggaaacataaaaatgaagatacccacattccaagggaaaaatgatccagaagcatacttggagtgggagaagaaggtggagttaatctttgagtgccacaactactccgagaagaaaaaggtaaaactcgctgtcattgagtttactgactatgctattatatggtgggatcaacttgtgatgaacagaaggagaaaccatgagcgacctattgagacttgggaggaaatgaaggcaatcatgagaagccggtttgttcctagtcactag